The Azospirillum baldaniorum genome contains a region encoding:
- the cobU gene encoding bifunctional adenosylcobinamide kinase/adenosylcobinamide-phosphate guanylyltransferase — protein MSTDITLVLGGARSGKSRYAEGLVTASPGPRVYIATAQIWDSEMADRVARHQEDRGPGWTTVEEPLDLPGALRRHAGVGTGVLVDCLTLWLSNLMMADADVPARSAELLAALAGVEGRVVLVSNEVGLGIVPDNALARRFRDHAGRLHQDIAAVAQRVTFVAAGLPLLLKGETP, from the coding sequence ATGAGCACCGACATCACCCTCGTCCTGGGCGGCGCCCGCTCCGGCAAGAGCCGCTACGCCGAGGGGCTGGTGACCGCATCACCCGGCCCGCGGGTCTACATCGCCACCGCCCAGATCTGGGACTCCGAGATGGCCGACCGCGTCGCCCGCCACCAGGAGGACCGCGGCCCTGGCTGGACGACGGTGGAGGAGCCGCTCGACCTGCCCGGCGCGCTGCGCCGCCACGCTGGCGTCGGGACGGGCGTGCTGGTCGATTGCCTGACGCTGTGGCTGTCCAACCTGATGATGGCCGATGCCGACGTGCCCGCCCGTTCCGCCGAGCTGCTGGCCGCTTTGGCCGGGGTGGAGGGGCGGGTGGTGCTGGTTTCCAACGAGGTGGGGCTGGGCATCGTGCCGGACAACGCGCTGGCCCGCCGCTTTCGCGACCATGCGGGGCGGCTGCATCAGGACATCGCCGCCGTGGCCCAGCGGGTGACCTTCGTCGCCGCCGGGCTGCCGCTGCTGCTGAAGGGAGAGACACCATGA
- the cobO gene encoding cob(I)yrinic acid a,c-diamide adenosyltransferase, giving the protein MSEDANQNERHAEKMKRRKALHDRVMASKTQEKGLLMVNTGNGKGKSTAAFGLILRAAGHGMRVGVVQFVKGAWSTGETVALERFDDLVDFFTMGEGFTWETQDRERDIVAAKAAWAKAQELMADPKYSLVVLDELNIVLRMGYLPVEEVLPVLTGRREGLHVLVTGRTAKPELIEAADLVTEMTLVKHPFQAGIKAQPGIEF; this is encoded by the coding sequence ATGAGCGAAGACGCCAACCAGAACGAACGCCACGCCGAGAAGATGAAGCGGCGCAAGGCGCTGCACGACCGGGTGATGGCCAGCAAGACGCAGGAGAAGGGCCTGCTGATGGTCAACACGGGCAACGGCAAGGGCAAGTCCACCGCCGCCTTCGGCCTGATCCTGCGCGCCGCCGGTCACGGCATGCGCGTGGGCGTGGTGCAGTTCGTCAAGGGCGCCTGGTCCACCGGAGAGACGGTGGCGCTGGAGCGCTTCGACGACCTCGTGGACTTCTTCACGATGGGCGAGGGCTTCACCTGGGAGACTCAGGACCGCGAGCGCGACATCGTCGCCGCCAAGGCCGCCTGGGCCAAGGCACAGGAACTCATGGCTGACCCCAAGTACAGCCTCGTCGTGCTGGACGAGCTGAACATCGTCCTGCGCATGGGCTATCTGCCGGTGGAGGAGGTGCTTCCGGTGCTGACCGGGCGGCGCGAGGGGCTGCATGTGCTGGTCACCGGCCGCACCGCCAAGCCGGAGCTGATCGAGGCCGCCGACCTCGTGACCGAGATGACGCTGGTCAAGCACCCCTTCCAGGCGGGCATCAAGGCCCAGCCGGGCATCGAGTTCTGA
- a CDS encoding cobyric acid synthase, with amino-acid sequence MPRAIMLQGTGSDVGKSLLVAGLCRALVRRGLTVRPFKPQNMSNNAAVTADGGEIGRAQALQARACGVAPSVHMNPVLLKPQSDVGSQVVVRGVVAGTARAGDYQSRKGQLLPTVLDSFERLKAEADVVVVEGAGSPAEVNLRAGDIANMGFATAAGVPVVLVGDIDRGGVIASLVGTHALIPPEERALVAGFLINKFRGDVRLFDGGLSVIAERTGWPSFGVVPWLADAALLPAEDAVALDTWKTRSGGRLRVAVPMLSRIANFDDFDPLAQEPDVALSMVPRGQPLPGDADLVILPGSKATIADLAVLRAQGWDVDLTAHRRRGGRVLGICGGYQMLGRRVADPDGIEGPPGEAEGLGLLDVDTVLKGPKVLEEATGTETLTGAAVAGYEMHMGRTEGADRARPMLTLANGQTDGAVSADGRVMGCYLHGLFGADGFRAAFLTGLGAETSGQSYAATVEQALDRIAARLEEHVDIAALLAAAR; translated from the coding sequence ATGCCGCGCGCGATCATGCTCCAAGGCACCGGCTCCGACGTCGGCAAGTCGCTGCTGGTGGCCGGGCTGTGCCGGGCGCTGGTCCGCCGCGGCCTGACCGTGCGGCCCTTCAAGCCGCAGAACATGTCCAACAACGCCGCCGTCACCGCCGACGGCGGCGAGATCGGACGCGCCCAGGCGCTCCAGGCGCGGGCCTGCGGGGTGGCGCCGTCCGTCCACATGAACCCGGTGCTGCTGAAGCCGCAGTCGGACGTCGGGTCCCAGGTGGTGGTCCGCGGCGTCGTGGCGGGCACGGCGCGGGCCGGCGACTACCAGTCGCGCAAGGGGCAGCTTCTCCCCACCGTGCTCGACAGCTTCGAGCGTCTGAAGGCCGAGGCTGACGTGGTGGTGGTCGAGGGCGCGGGCAGCCCGGCCGAGGTCAATCTGCGGGCCGGCGACATCGCCAACATGGGATTCGCCACCGCGGCGGGCGTGCCGGTGGTGCTGGTCGGCGACATCGACCGCGGCGGGGTGATCGCCAGCCTCGTCGGCACCCACGCCCTGATTCCGCCGGAGGAGCGGGCGCTGGTCGCCGGCTTCCTCATCAACAAGTTCCGCGGCGACGTGCGGCTGTTCGACGGCGGCCTGTCGGTCATCGCGGAGCGCACGGGCTGGCCGAGCTTCGGCGTCGTGCCCTGGCTGGCCGACGCCGCCCTGCTGCCGGCGGAGGACGCGGTGGCGCTGGACACCTGGAAGACCCGCTCCGGGGGGCGGCTGCGCGTTGCCGTGCCGATGCTGTCGCGAATCGCCAACTTCGACGATTTCGACCCGTTGGCCCAGGAGCCGGACGTGGCCCTGTCCATGGTGCCGCGCGGCCAGCCGTTGCCGGGCGACGCCGATCTGGTCATCCTGCCGGGCAGCAAGGCGACCATCGCCGATCTGGCGGTGCTGCGCGCCCAGGGCTGGGACGTCGATCTCACCGCCCATCGCCGGCGCGGCGGGCGGGTGCTGGGCATCTGCGGCGGCTACCAGATGCTCGGCCGGCGAGTCGCCGATCCGGACGGCATCGAGGGACCGCCGGGCGAGGCCGAGGGGCTGGGCCTTCTGGACGTGGACACCGTGCTGAAGGGGCCGAAGGTGCTGGAGGAGGCGACCGGGACGGAGACCCTCACGGGGGCCGCGGTCGCCGGCTACGAGATGCACATGGGCCGCACGGAAGGGGCGGACCGCGCACGCCCGATGCTGACCCTGGCGAACGGACAGACCGATGGCGCGGTGTCCGCCGACGGGCGGGTGATGGGCTGCTACCTGCATGGCCTGTTCGGGGCGGACGGCTTCCGCGCCGCCTTCCTGACGGGGTTGGGGGCCGAGACGTCCGGCCAGTCCTACGCGGCGACGGTCGAACAGGCGCTCGACCGCATCGCCGCCCGGCTGGAGGAGCATGTGGACATCGCCGCCCTGCTGGCCGCGGCGCGATGA